A DNA window from Roseovarius sp. Pro17 contains the following coding sequences:
- a CDS encoding mechanosensitive ion channel family protein, with amino-acid sequence MMMPAPVGPSRRRNSGSWRMLRGVTNALLLIFLVGTGTALATSARAQESVFETSALNTGLAPVPDRIDRRTPRAAMASYLQAAKDGDWDAAAHLLDLNELPPSRQAAEGPVLARQLYDVVDRKAVLDWSILIDRPDALQTEGGKNASQAGEPRRSLLLRDLPLDIVPAEIRLNRIKPKGAEQAVWVFPPETVRHVPALHIKYGPSQLELALPDALRAKEIGGLMRWELIGLPLLLLAAIILGWIVHSVLQILWRRANSKIATGILRASSMPLIIVSVTSLIWWVTGNIFVFSGRIDIVLAPLIATGFITALLLFIVNGVEVLLDGLIAPQEDLDLTLAAQADARILATRLNAAKRVLVVAVFLIGAGVVLSSADLASNLGLSLLASAGALTIVLGFAARNVLGNIMASLQIALNQSARVGDRVLYKDELCHVERIHMTFVQLRNWDSTRLIVPVEEFVSETFSNWTLQDPAMLRILKLQLDPRADVGALREAFNDILSEVANLDIGENLGDRDESSVNVADQDVFGIEVWFSIPCTDPNTSWEVACAVRERLIARAAQIEGKSGKPIFPESVVAGAG; translated from the coding sequence ATGATGATGCCCGCGCCTGTTGGTCCTTCTCGACGTCGCAATTCTGGCAGTTGGCGAATGCTACGGGGCGTCACAAATGCACTGCTGCTAATTTTTTTGGTGGGGACCGGCACCGCCCTAGCGACATCGGCACGGGCGCAGGAGTCCGTTTTTGAGACGTCGGCCCTGAATACCGGACTGGCCCCTGTTCCTGACCGGATCGATCGCAGAACACCGCGCGCCGCGATGGCAAGTTACCTGCAGGCAGCGAAGGACGGCGATTGGGATGCTGCGGCACATCTGCTGGATCTGAACGAGTTGCCGCCGAGCCGTCAGGCGGCCGAAGGACCTGTGCTGGCGCGGCAGTTGTATGACGTCGTTGATCGCAAGGCCGTGCTGGACTGGTCAATCCTGATAGATCGTCCGGACGCGCTTCAGACCGAAGGGGGAAAGAACGCGTCGCAAGCAGGAGAGCCCCGACGCTCGCTTCTCCTGCGTGATCTGCCGCTTGATATCGTTCCGGCCGAGATCCGCCTTAACCGCATCAAACCCAAGGGCGCCGAACAAGCCGTCTGGGTGTTTCCCCCGGAAACTGTGCGGCACGTGCCGGCATTGCACATCAAATACGGGCCTTCACAGCTTGAGCTGGCGCTACCTGATGCACTGCGCGCCAAGGAAATTGGCGGATTGATGCGATGGGAACTGATCGGCCTGCCGCTGCTCTTATTGGCCGCTATCATTCTTGGGTGGATCGTCCACAGTGTTCTTCAAATCCTTTGGCGCCGCGCTAACTCAAAAATAGCGACAGGCATTCTGCGCGCCTCATCCATGCCGCTGATTATCGTGAGCGTCACAAGCCTGATATGGTGGGTCACGGGTAATATTTTTGTTTTTTCCGGGCGAATCGACATCGTCCTGGCACCGTTAATAGCAACCGGGTTCATCACGGCACTGCTGCTCTTCATCGTTAACGGGGTTGAGGTGCTGCTGGACGGCTTAATCGCACCGCAAGAGGACCTGGACCTGACCCTTGCCGCGCAGGCTGACGCACGGATTCTTGCAACTAGGCTGAACGCCGCCAAGCGGGTGCTGGTAGTTGCCGTATTCCTGATAGGCGCAGGTGTCGTTCTGTCCTCAGCCGATCTGGCGAGCAATCTGGGCCTGTCGTTACTTGCTTCGGCGGGCGCTCTTACGATCGTGCTGGGCTTTGCCGCGCGTAATGTGCTGGGCAATATCATGGCATCTTTGCAGATTGCCCTGAACCAGTCTGCGCGCGTCGGTGATAGAGTTCTCTACAAGGATGAGTTGTGCCACGTTGAACGCATCCATATGACCTTTGTGCAACTACGCAACTGGGATAGCACGCGGTTGATCGTGCCGGTCGAAGAATTCGTATCAGAGACATTTTCGAACTGGACGCTTCAGGATCCCGCAATGCTGCGAATTCTGAAGTTGCAGCTGGACCCACGGGCGGATGTCGGCGCATTGCGTGAGGCGTTTAACGATATCCTGTCGGAAGTGGCCAATCTGGATATCGGTGAAAATCTGGGGGATCGTGACGAATCGAGTGTCAATGTTGCTGATCAGGACGTGTTCGGCATCGAAGTCTGGTTCAGCATTCCCTGCACGGATCCGAATACCTCATGGGAAGTGGCCTGCGCGGTGCGCGAACGGCTGATCGCCCGCGCCGCCCAGATTGAGGGCAAGAGTGGCAAGCCAATTTTCCCCGAAAGCGTGGTTGCCGGGGCCGGATAA
- a CDS encoding DUF3253 domain-containing protein codes for MNQGDLIADAILTLATERGPDKTICPSEVARHIAGQDQDKWRPLMPPIRAQALKLAEDGKVEIRKGGETVDLQTFSGIYRITIRAG; via the coding sequence ATGAACCAAGGCGACTTGATAGCAGATGCCATTCTGACACTCGCCACCGAGCGCGGGCCTGACAAGACGATCTGCCCGTCCGAGGTTGCGCGCCACATCGCCGGACAGGATCAGGATAAATGGCGACCATTAATGCCACCAATTCGCGCGCAAGCGCTTAAGCTGGCCGAAGACGGTAAAGTCGAAATCAGAAAAGGTGGTGAAACTGTTGATTTGCAGACATTCAGCGGTATCTACCGCATTACAATACGTGCCGGATAG
- a CDS encoding HWE histidine kinase domain-containing protein — protein MPNSTDAELRQNILHLQERLALLAVDRERDAALAQEAAIRLNFFEAMLEIVPVGVVLTDVKGRVMLGNTAVENMLRHPILLSEDVTDYGAWISFHEDGRQVESHEYPLAKVISEGVDRSELDVLYQRGDDSKFWMRIIGQPVRDKAGGLLGAVVALIDIDREHQLAEQQKVLIAELNHRVKNAFSVVKSIVSMSLRKEEIPRGVRSTIDERLDAYAKAHGKLIGSEWEQANLAQIVDDIVVRIAGDKLFYDGPAVALPSRQALAVSMALYELSSNAVKYGSLSVTTGKVDLTWCRITEEGQPKLRIEWVEREGPEPVVPTQKGFGTFIIDQALAMETNGEVDICYSADGLRWRLVMPFAQLTGE, from the coding sequence ATGCCCAACTCTACTGACGCCGAGCTGCGTCAAAATATCCTGCATCTTCAAGAGCGCCTCGCACTTCTGGCCGTCGATCGGGAAAGGGATGCCGCGCTGGCACAGGAAGCGGCGATCCGGCTCAATTTCTTCGAAGCTATGCTTGAAATCGTCCCAGTCGGTGTGGTTCTCACGGATGTAAAGGGTAGGGTAATGCTCGGTAACACCGCGGTTGAAAATATGCTTCGCCATCCGATCTTGCTTTCCGAAGATGTCACGGATTATGGCGCATGGATTTCGTTTCACGAAGACGGACGGCAAGTCGAAAGTCATGAATACCCTCTGGCAAAGGTTATCAGCGAGGGAGTGGATAGATCAGAGTTGGACGTGCTTTATCAACGAGGGGACGACAGCAAGTTCTGGATGCGCATCATTGGACAGCCAGTTCGTGACAAAGCGGGGGGCCTTCTGGGCGCCGTTGTCGCCCTGATCGACATTGACCGGGAACACCAGCTGGCCGAACAGCAAAAGGTTCTCATCGCAGAGCTTAACCACAGGGTTAAAAATGCCTTTAGTGTGGTCAAATCGATCGTCAGCATGTCGTTGCGCAAAGAGGAAATCCCGCGCGGGGTACGGAGCACGATAGACGAAAGACTCGATGCCTACGCCAAAGCACATGGCAAGTTGATTGGATCAGAGTGGGAGCAAGCAAATCTCGCTCAGATTGTCGATGACATCGTTGTAAGGATCGCGGGCGATAAATTGTTCTACGATGGGCCAGCGGTGGCACTTCCGTCTCGGCAAGCCTTGGCAGTGTCCATGGCCCTTTACGAGCTGTCCTCGAACGCCGTAAAATATGGGTCATTGTCCGTGACAACTGGCAAGGTTGACCTGACCTGGTGCCGCATCACCGAAGAAGGTCAACCGAAACTTCGCATCGAGTGGGTGGAGCGGGAAGGGCCTGAGCCTGTTGTACCAACTCAGAAAGGCTTTGGCACTTTCATCATCGACCAAGCGCTTGCGATGGAGACCAATGGCGAGGTGGACATTTGTTATTCAGCTGATGGTCTACGGTGGAGACTTGTCATGCCATTCGCACAACTGACTGGAGAGTAA
- a CDS encoding phospholipase D-like domain-containing protein, which yields MALIVDAADYFRVLRQIILAAERELLFIGWDFDFEIEMLPGESDSDGLAPDGFPNQLGAFLEAAVEQAPDLHVYLLKWNGAVIAAPGRLMPTVALSVFGSDRIHFALDGHHPFGACHHQKIAVADDKLAFCGGIDATEDRWDTSEHLPDDPRRVRKDGSPSEPWHDATSALTGPVASALAELSRKRWHRATGDTLKRPASTPADIWPDDLDVDAKDVDVAIARTEPPYDGEPLINEIEQLYIGSIEAATDTIYIESQYFASETVCAALEKRLREQDGPEIVVINPEAALSQLEDDAMHVLRGRMIDRLRAADHQDRFRIFYPVTAKGDPIYVHAKIMITDASILRLGSSNLNDRSMGFDTECDVAVEGPEALITGFRARLLSEHLGVSPEVFEEALQKENLLIGAIESLNSPKGRGLRRIDPRPDGIIGGFLANTRLLDPRYRPGQETSAGQGVRPRHLALIAGGALVGGLAFLAWQKWRGGGPRS from the coding sequence ATGGCTCTGATCGTTGATGCCGCAGATTATTTCCGCGTCTTGCGCCAGATCATCCTCGCCGCCGAGCGGGAGTTACTGTTCATCGGCTGGGACTTCGACTTTGAGATCGAAATGCTCCCAGGCGAAAGCGACAGTGACGGACTTGCGCCCGACGGATTTCCCAACCAGCTTGGCGCCTTCCTTGAGGCTGCTGTGGAACAGGCACCCGATCTGCATGTCTATCTGCTCAAATGGAATGGTGCGGTCATTGCGGCGCCCGGGCGTTTGATGCCGACGGTCGCGCTGAGTGTGTTCGGAAGCGACCGCATCCATTTTGCCCTCGACGGGCATCACCCGTTCGGGGCCTGCCATCATCAAAAGATTGCCGTAGCTGACGACAAACTGGCTTTTTGTGGGGGGATCGACGCAACCGAGGACCGCTGGGACACGTCCGAGCATCTGCCGGACGATCCCCGACGCGTGCGCAAAGACGGCTCCCCGTCCGAGCCATGGCACGATGCTACCTCGGCACTGACCGGTCCGGTGGCATCGGCACTGGCGGAACTCTCCCGCAAGCGCTGGCACCGAGCCACAGGCGACACGTTAAAGCGACCCGCAAGCACGCCCGCGGATATATGGCCCGATGATCTGGACGTTGACGCCAAGGATGTTGACGTCGCCATCGCGCGAACAGAGCCACCCTACGACGGCGAGCCGCTGATAAACGAGATCGAGCAGCTCTATATCGGCAGTATCGAGGCGGCGACTGACACGATCTATATTGAATCGCAGTATTTCGCATCCGAGACTGTGTGCGCAGCGCTGGAAAAACGCCTGAGAGAGCAAGACGGCCCCGAAATAGTTGTGATCAATCCCGAGGCCGCCCTGTCGCAACTCGAAGACGACGCGATGCATGTCCTGCGCGGGCGGATGATCGACAGGCTCCGGGCCGCCGATCATCAGGACCGTTTTCGCATCTTTTATCCGGTCACCGCGAAAGGCGACCCGATCTACGTCCATGCCAAGATCATGATCACCGACGCCAGCATCCTGCGGCTTGGGTCCAGCAACCTTAACGACCGCTCCATGGGCTTTGATACCGAATGCGACGTGGCGGTCGAAGGGCCGGAGGCGCTGATCACTGGATTTCGCGCGCGGCTTCTTTCCGAGCATCTCGGAGTATCGCCGGAAGTTTTCGAAGAGGCCCTGCAAAAGGAAAACTTGTTGATCGGGGCCATCGAGAGCCTGAACTCCCCCAAAGGGCGCGGGCTGCGCCGGATTGACCCTCGTCCCGACGGCATTATTGGCGGTTTTTTGGCCAACACTCGCCTGCTTGATCCACGCTATCGTCCAGGTCAGGAAACATCCGCCGGACAAGGGGTGCGTCCCCGACATCTGGCCTTGATCGCCGGGGGCGCATTGGTCGGCGGTCTAGCCTTTCTGGCGTGGCAAAAATGGAGAGGCGGCGGCCCTCGGAGCTGA